A single region of the Marinobacter salinisoli genome encodes:
- a CDS encoding helix-turn-helix transcriptional regulator: protein MSKQSLHYASDKQLSEFLEVSRQTIWRWVREGKFPAPLKLGPNCTRWKLSDVKAWEAGREAET, encoded by the coding sequence ATGAGCAAGCAGTCCCTTCACTATGCATCAGATAAACAGCTATCCGAATTTCTTGAAGTCAGTCGGCAGACAATCTGGCGCTGGGTCCGAGAAGGAAAATTCCCCGCTCCCCTAAAACTAGGCCCCAATTGCACCCGCTGGAAGTTATCGGACGTCAAAGCATGGGAAGCTGGTAGAGAGGCTGAAACATGA
- a CDS encoding tyrosine-type recombinase/integrase: protein MPKKVRELSATEVRRLTHAVSKTSGKAYNALHPVGGVSGLLLQVTPSNAKSWIYRTVIAGKRRSIGLGAFPDVTLAQARDKARETRDKITAGIDPVEEKNANKRALLAARLSTVTFVDAMSDYIDMKSKEFKNPRQRQQWENSLNTYAVPHIGKVPVREIALPHVKAVLDPIWYEKTETANRVRARMENILGWCAIHGYRSNENPAKWQGYLDEVYPSPEKIKKKAHFNALPVEAMPDFMAALKKRTGTAARALEFLVLTAARTNEVIGDKRIHKAGVTWQEVDLKSKVWTVPAQRMKSGKEHRVPLSETAVNLLKDMPPGEPNQLIFPGPKGDIPSNNFLTALLKRMEIESTIHGFRSTFKDWARECTSYADEVSELALAHVNSDATRAAYARSELIDKRRLLMADWEKFCTEGEKAQENPKVISISGGVG, encoded by the coding sequence ATGCCCAAAAAAGTTAGAGAGTTGAGTGCCACCGAGGTCAGACGACTGACGCATGCTGTAAGTAAGACCAGCGGGAAGGCATACAATGCGTTGCATCCAGTCGGCGGTGTATCCGGTCTACTCCTACAAGTTACTCCTAGTAATGCAAAGTCTTGGATCTACCGGACCGTGATCGCAGGCAAGCGCCGGAGCATAGGGCTGGGCGCTTTTCCAGACGTTACATTGGCGCAGGCCCGAGACAAGGCCCGAGAAACACGGGACAAGATTACAGCCGGAATCGATCCAGTTGAGGAAAAGAACGCAAATAAACGCGCCCTGCTGGCCGCCAGATTAAGCACTGTTACCTTTGTCGATGCGATGTCCGACTATATCGATATGAAATCCAAAGAATTCAAAAACCCTCGCCAGAGGCAGCAATGGGAAAACAGCCTGAATACATATGCTGTACCCCACATTGGCAAGGTACCTGTCCGAGAAATTGCGCTCCCCCATGTCAAAGCAGTACTTGATCCCATCTGGTATGAAAAAACCGAAACCGCCAATCGTGTTAGGGCAAGAATGGAGAACATACTCGGCTGGTGTGCTATTCACGGTTACCGCTCCAATGAAAACCCGGCAAAGTGGCAAGGCTATCTCGATGAAGTTTATCCCTCACCTGAGAAAATCAAAAAGAAGGCCCACTTCAATGCCTTGCCTGTGGAAGCCATGCCCGATTTCATGGCTGCATTAAAGAAGCGCACTGGCACTGCTGCCCGCGCCCTGGAATTTCTCGTTCTGACCGCTGCCCGCACCAACGAAGTAATAGGCGATAAGCGAATTCATAAAGCCGGAGTAACTTGGCAGGAAGTAGATCTCAAAAGCAAGGTTTGGACGGTGCCCGCCCAGCGTATGAAATCTGGCAAGGAACACCGCGTTCCGCTCTCTGAGACTGCCGTGAACTTATTGAAAGACATGCCTCCAGGCGAACCGAATCAATTAATATTCCCTGGCCCGAAAGGCGATATCCCCTCAAACAACTTCCTAACAGCCCTGCTCAAGCGAATGGAAATTGAGAGCACAATTCACGGTTTTCGCTCAACTTTCAAAGATTGGGCCAGAGAGTGCACAAGCTACGCTGATGAAGTTTCAGAGCTTGCCCTAGCTCACGTAAACAGCGACGCCACTCGAGCCGCCTATGCGCGCTCCGAACTAATAGACAAGCGCCGCTTACTCATGGCGGATTGGGAAAAGTTCTGTACTGAGGGAGAAAAAGCACAAGAAAACCCTAAAGTAATTTCTATTTCCGGAGGTGTCGGTTGA
- a CDS encoding helix-turn-helix transcriptional regulator codes for MSSNSDSTFWSPDYHDLIGLIYDAIGHPNGFFPFINRFIRVFDGKSACFAIYDLNAGSVAGVWPVNIPDDVLKFYADHVADQDALLEAALAVNEQGKLGFVASNLDLENVEFIRSQTRIGEFMDLLGARDAVCAVTFRDKNYLNFFVMQRSKHQSSFSPEELAAFNLILPHINRAVSLFTKLASLSNINPTPERMVLQDLKRGILICDASFRVVFRNAYARTIISENPAIKISDQGLLTLGPNSPSTSLMVALTSAVRASIERRETPDKIIALKNGSSSVTITVSPLQAPEGELATKNHKHRGGAIIGLYDWSIRPYIDPDVLKAAFSLTPSEAQIAAMLSNGLTISDIATQTYRTRETVKSHLRSVFRKTNTSRQAELVALLAASSEIA; via the coding sequence TTGTCCAGTAACTCTGATTCAACTTTTTGGTCTCCCGACTATCACGACCTGATCGGCCTGATTTACGATGCTATCGGCCACCCAAACGGTTTTTTCCCCTTCATAAACAGGTTTATTCGGGTATTCGATGGTAAGAGCGCTTGCTTTGCGATCTACGATCTCAATGCCGGCTCTGTAGCAGGGGTGTGGCCGGTCAACATCCCAGATGACGTGCTCAAGTTTTATGCTGACCACGTAGCTGACCAGGATGCGCTGCTAGAGGCCGCCCTGGCGGTTAACGAGCAAGGAAAGCTGGGCTTTGTAGCAAGCAACTTGGATCTTGAGAACGTGGAATTCATCCGTTCCCAAACCCGGATCGGTGAATTCATGGATCTCCTCGGAGCGCGCGACGCCGTGTGCGCCGTCACCTTTCGTGATAAAAACTACCTTAATTTTTTCGTAATGCAGAGATCGAAGCATCAATCCTCGTTCAGTCCAGAGGAGCTCGCCGCTTTCAACCTGATTCTGCCCCACATCAATCGAGCAGTAAGCCTGTTCACCAAATTAGCAAGCCTCTCCAACATTAATCCGACTCCGGAACGCATGGTTTTGCAGGATTTAAAACGAGGCATATTGATATGTGACGCCAGCTTTCGGGTTGTGTTCCGGAATGCCTATGCACGCACCATAATCTCTGAAAACCCCGCCATTAAAATAAGCGATCAGGGCCTATTAACACTCGGCCCCAACTCACCTTCCACTTCCTTAATGGTCGCTCTGACGAGTGCCGTCCGTGCGTCGATCGAACGCCGCGAGACGCCCGACAAAATTATTGCCCTAAAAAATGGGAGTAGTAGCGTCACTATTACGGTTTCCCCTTTGCAGGCCCCAGAGGGAGAGCTGGCCACCAAAAACCATAAACACAGAGGTGGAGCCATTATTGGCCTTTACGACTGGTCCATCAGGCCCTACATCGACCCAGATGTTCTCAAGGCTGCCTTCAGCTTAACGCCATCGGAGGCCCAAATAGCGGCAATGCTCTCGAATGGCTTAACCATCTCTGACATCGCCACTCAAACCTACCGCACACGAGAAACGGTAAAATCACACTTGAGATCAGTGTTTCGTAAAACCAACACCAGTCGCCAAGCGGAATTGGTAGCACTATTAGCCGCAAGCAGTGAGATAGCATAA
- a CDS encoding 5-oxoprolinase subunit C family protein, which produces MKLFEVLRPGPRTTVQDAGRRHYQRHGLAQGGAADRFAYLIANKLLDNDPAAASLEITLGGLGLRVLAETTAAITGADCLATLNGLPIKPWQSLAVKPGDKLCFSSPASGRYTYLAVRGGLRSIQTFGSRSVVVRERIEGLEALREGTVLIGQASPAVPARQLPNEFQPGYEDTLQLRMVPGYQHEQFSVADRARVITTTYQVSAQSDRMGFRLEGARLRHPPPGIVSEGIAFGSVQVPGDGNPVVLLQDRQTIGGYPKLGTVIAVDCYRLAQARPGQAVQFQWVDIAEAQTARLLFEEWLKQSRWTETGSLTWA; this is translated from the coding sequence GTGAAGCTGTTTGAGGTCCTAAGGCCCGGCCCCAGAACCACAGTGCAGGACGCCGGCCGTCGTCATTACCAGCGACACGGGCTCGCGCAAGGCGGCGCCGCCGATCGGTTTGCGTATCTGATTGCCAACAAGCTTCTGGACAACGATCCAGCGGCTGCAAGCCTTGAAATAACGCTCGGCGGCCTCGGACTCCGGGTGCTCGCTGAGACAACCGCGGCCATTACCGGGGCGGATTGCCTCGCGACTCTGAATGGCCTGCCGATAAAGCCGTGGCAAAGCCTTGCCGTTAAGCCTGGCGACAAACTGTGCTTTTCCTCTCCGGCCAGCGGTCGTTACACCTATCTTGCCGTGCGAGGTGGCCTGAGGAGCATCCAGACATTTGGCAGCCGCTCAGTGGTTGTGCGCGAACGTATTGAAGGGCTGGAAGCGCTTCGCGAAGGCACGGTACTGATCGGTCAGGCAAGCCCTGCGGTTCCCGCCCGCCAGCTACCGAATGAATTCCAGCCTGGCTATGAGGACACCTTGCAGCTGAGGATGGTACCCGGTTATCAGCACGAGCAGTTTTCGGTGGCTGATCGGGCACGCGTCATCACCACAACCTACCAAGTCAGCGCGCAGTCAGACCGTATGGGATTCCGGCTCGAAGGCGCCCGCCTTCGCCACCCGCCTCCCGGTATCGTATCCGAGGGCATTGCGTTTGGCTCCGTTCAGGTGCCCGGTGACGGAAATCCGGTGGTACTGCTTCAGGATCGGCAAACGATTGGCGGCTACCCGAAGTTGGGTACCGTCATTGCGGTGGACTGTTATCGACTCGCCCAAGCCCGGCCGGGACAAGCGGTACAGTTTCAATGGGTTGACATTGCGGAAGCGCAAACGGCCCGGCTACTGTTCGAGGAATGGCTCAAGCAATCCCGTTGGACTGAAACCGGATCCCTGACCTGGGCTTAA
- the pxpB gene encoding 5-oxoprolinase subunit PxpB: protein MIQSVSDDSLLITLGDQIAPSLTPRIARLCTAIERACEPWLVDIVPSYTTILVVYDPLRIDFRGAEARIGQLARELNHARSSEHRDTAASRTHDIPVYYSDETGPDLERIAGASGVAKKEVIRRHTEITYQVYALGFMPGFGFLGSVDESIATPRLETPRNRVPAGSVAIANRQTAVYPEASPGGWNLIGRSPTRMFDPVNLSLLSVGDQVKFRSVSRAEYLDLGGQL, encoded by the coding sequence ATGATCCAGAGCGTTTCAGACGACAGCCTTCTGATCACCCTGGGTGATCAAATTGCCCCGTCACTCACGCCACGCATTGCTCGCCTGTGCACGGCCATCGAACGGGCATGCGAACCCTGGCTGGTGGATATCGTCCCGTCCTACACCACGATTCTGGTCGTGTACGATCCGTTGCGGATCGATTTTCGCGGGGCTGAAGCCCGCATTGGGCAACTTGCGCGGGAATTGAACCATGCAAGGTCGAGCGAACACCGTGACACCGCTGCCTCCCGAACTCATGACATACCGGTTTATTACAGCGATGAAACTGGCCCCGACCTCGAACGGATCGCAGGCGCAAGCGGTGTTGCGAAAAAAGAAGTCATTCGCCGCCATACTGAAATCACCTATCAGGTGTATGCACTTGGCTTCATGCCCGGCTTCGGCTTTCTTGGCTCGGTTGACGAAAGCATCGCTACACCTCGTCTGGAAACGCCGCGAAACCGGGTCCCGGCCGGCAGCGTTGCTATCGCTAACCGCCAGACGGCAGTCTACCCCGAGGCGTCTCCGGGCGGATGGAACCTGATCGGCCGAAGCCCCACCAGGATGTTTGACCCGGTAAATCTTTCACTTCTTAGCGTGGGCGACCAGGTAAAGTTTCGCTCAGTATCCCGCGCCGAATACCTGGACCTGGGGGGACAGCTGTGA
- a CDS encoding 5-oxoprolinase subunit PxpA, with amino-acid sequence MKLNCDIGESYGAWTMGQDEAVMPLIDMANVACGFHAADPVVMRNTVALALAHDVEIGAHPSYHDLVGFGRRSISHTAEEIHALLLYQLGALDGICRAEGTEIRYVKPHGALNNDMMRDDELLLSVARAVASYRRDLPLMIPVTCRHTEQRTLIESCGVPVLLEAFADRAYTDEGLLLPRSETGAVHTDPETIVAQARSFADKRGVTSHSGQWLELPADSLCVHGDNEAALQAVKAIREALTTRRQ; translated from the coding sequence ATGAAGCTTAACTGTGACATCGGAGAGAGCTACGGGGCCTGGACCATGGGACAGGATGAGGCCGTCATGCCTCTGATTGACATGGCTAACGTCGCCTGCGGTTTCCACGCAGCCGACCCGGTGGTGATGCGGAATACCGTGGCGCTCGCCCTCGCACATGATGTTGAGATTGGCGCACATCCTTCCTACCACGATCTGGTCGGATTTGGCCGCCGTTCTATTTCGCACACGGCGGAAGAAATCCATGCCCTGCTGCTGTATCAACTCGGTGCACTGGATGGTATCTGTCGAGCCGAGGGCACCGAAATTCGCTACGTGAAACCTCATGGCGCGCTCAACAACGATATGATGCGAGATGACGAGCTACTCCTATCCGTCGCCAGAGCGGTGGCCAGCTATCGCCGGGATCTGCCATTGATGATACCGGTGACGTGCCGCCACACCGAACAGCGCACACTGATCGAATCCTGCGGCGTCCCTGTCTTGCTGGAAGCCTTCGCAGATAGGGCGTATACCGATGAAGGCCTGCTTCTGCCCCGCTCCGAAACTGGTGCTGTGCACACCGATCCGGAAACAATTGTGGCCCAGGCACGCTCTTTTGCCGACAAACGAGGCGTCACTAGCCATAGCGGCCAGTGGTTGGAGCTCCCAGCCGACAGCCTGTGCGTCCATGGTGATAACGAAGCCGCCCTGCAAGCCGTCAAGGCAATCCGCGAGGCACTGACGACCCGGCGCCAATGA
- the hemH gene encoding ferrochelatase, translating into MRFKGSENFSHKQPDKLGVLVTNLGTPDAPTPSALRRYLAEFLSDPRVVEVPRPIWWLVLHGIILRIRPRRSAKAYAGVWQPEGSPLLIHTAKQAEGIRDSLKKKYGQNIVVGFAMRYGNPSVPKVLDEMQQQGVRKLLVVPLYPQYSASTSASTFDAIAKDFMGRRWLPDFRFVSHYPDYPPYIEAMARHIEAHWANHGRNEKLILSYHGVPLKYLQKGDPYHCECHKTSRLLAERLGLSSDDYMTTFQSRFGREEWLKPYTDHTLKALPGQGLKSIDVFCPGFSSDCLETIEEINEENRDYFMEAGGQSFSYIPALNATPGHIEALVKLIEENLQGWALPNNEANELEARAQRADNRKKATYPGRNI; encoded by the coding sequence ATGCGCTTTAAAGGTTCAGAGAATTTCAGCCACAAACAGCCGGACAAGCTCGGCGTACTGGTCACCAATCTCGGCACCCCCGATGCCCCGACCCCGTCCGCTCTTCGCCGCTACCTTGCTGAATTCCTCTCGGACCCAAGGGTCGTTGAAGTGCCCCGACCGATCTGGTGGTTGGTTCTGCACGGCATCATCTTGAGAATTCGCCCCAGGCGGAGCGCCAAGGCCTATGCAGGCGTCTGGCAACCAGAAGGCTCGCCGCTACTGATCCACACGGCCAAACAGGCCGAGGGCATCCGGGACAGCCTGAAAAAAAAATACGGCCAGAACATCGTGGTGGGTTTTGCCATGCGCTACGGCAACCCCTCTGTGCCCAAGGTGCTGGATGAAATGCAGCAGCAAGGCGTACGAAAGCTGCTTGTGGTGCCACTATACCCTCAGTATTCGGCATCCACATCTGCGTCTACCTTCGATGCCATAGCCAAGGATTTTATGGGGCGGCGCTGGTTGCCGGACTTTCGGTTTGTAAGCCACTATCCGGACTACCCACCCTATATCGAAGCCATGGCCCGTCACATTGAAGCACACTGGGCAAATCACGGGCGCAATGAAAAGCTCATTCTTTCCTATCACGGCGTCCCCTTGAAGTACCTTCAAAAGGGCGACCCCTACCATTGCGAGTGCCATAAAACCTCGCGCTTACTGGCGGAGCGACTTGGCCTGAGCAGTGACGACTACATGACCACCTTCCAGTCCCGGTTTGGGCGCGAGGAGTGGCTAAAACCCTACACCGACCACACGCTCAAAGCGCTGCCGGGCCAGGGTCTGAAATCCATTGATGTCTTTTGCCCCGGGTTTTCTTCCGACTGTCTTGAAACTATTGAGGAAATCAACGAAGAAAACCGGGATTATTTCATGGAGGCTGGTGGCCAGTCCTTCAGCTACATCCCGGCCCTGAACGCGACACCCGGGCATATCGAGGCGCTCGTTAAGTTGATCGAAGAGAACCTTCAGGGCTGGGCGCTGCCTAACAACGAGGCGAACGAACTGGAAGCCCGGGCACAACGGGCTGACAACCGGAAAAAGGCCACCTATCCCGGCAGGAATATCTGA
- a CDS encoding TIGR01244 family sulfur transferase, translating to MDIRKIDDTISVAPQISVDDVAEIARLGYKTLVANRPDQEEFGQPPMSDIEAAAQEHGLAWVYMPVASGNITDQDVDQFAPMIRDADKPVLAFCRSGTRCTVLWALSAARNGGVQDIFTKARNAGYDITALTPRLAQQAQRQN from the coding sequence ATGGATATCAGAAAGATCGATGACACCATTTCGGTAGCACCCCAGATTTCTGTCGATGATGTCGCAGAGATTGCGCGCCTGGGGTACAAAACCCTGGTTGCCAACCGGCCGGATCAGGAAGAGTTCGGACAGCCGCCAATGAGCGATATCGAAGCCGCAGCGCAGGAACACGGTCTGGCTTGGGTTTACATGCCGGTGGCGTCTGGAAACATCACCGATCAGGACGTCGATCAGTTCGCTCCCATGATCCGCGACGCAGACAAACCCGTACTGGCTTTTTGCCGGTCCGGCACCCGTTGTACCGTCCTGTGGGCGTTAAGTGCCGCACGAAACGGCGGAGTACAAGACATCTTCACCAAAGCACGTAACGCAGGCTATGACATCACTGCTCTGACTCCCAGACTTGCCCAGCAAGCCCAGAGGCAGAACTGA
- a CDS encoding DUF6691 family protein yields the protein MKHTLVSLITGLVFGLGLIVSGMANPEKVLGFLDLAGLWDPSLAFVMGGAIVVGLAAFAVARRRTLSFLGLKMNIPEATHIDKRLVGGGLVFGIGWGIAGFCPGPGLVALGAGEAKAAVFVASMIAGMALFEILERKKTAA from the coding sequence ATGAAGCATACCCTCGTATCGCTGATTACCGGCCTTGTGTTCGGCCTTGGCCTGATCGTCTCCGGCATGGCTAATCCAGAAAAAGTTCTGGGATTTCTGGATCTCGCAGGCTTGTGGGACCCATCCCTGGCGTTTGTCATGGGCGGCGCCATAGTTGTCGGGCTGGCTGCGTTTGCCGTTGCCCGGCGACGTACCCTGTCTTTCCTCGGTCTTAAAATGAACATCCCGGAAGCCACCCACATTGACAAACGCCTGGTGGGCGGGGGGCTGGTGTTCGGCATTGGCTGGGGTATCGCAGGATTTTGCCCCGGACCCGGGCTTGTCGCCCTGGGTGCTGGCGAGGCCAAAGCAGCGGTATTCGTTGCCTCAATGATCGCTGGCATGGCCCTGTTCGAGATCTTGGAGCGCAAAAAAACAGCTGCCTGA
- a CDS encoding YeeE/YedE family protein: MTIAWSDFTPWAALSGGILIGVAAAIFLLFNGRIAGISGILGGLLNPAQGGTSWRIAFLVGLIASPLLWLGFAALPPIEINAGYPSLVIAGLLVGLGTRYGSGCTSGHGVCGLSRLSVRSLIATLAFMTAGFVTVFVIRHVLGA, encoded by the coding sequence ATGACCATTGCCTGGAGTGATTTCACCCCGTGGGCCGCGCTCAGTGGCGGCATCCTCATAGGGGTCGCGGCAGCGATCTTCCTGCTGTTTAACGGCCGTATTGCGGGCATCAGCGGCATACTCGGGGGGCTGCTGAATCCGGCTCAGGGTGGCACTTCATGGCGGATCGCCTTTCTGGTCGGATTGATAGCATCGCCATTGCTTTGGCTGGGTTTTGCTGCCCTGCCGCCCATCGAAATCAATGCTGGCTACCCGTCTCTGGTGATTGCGGGCCTGCTGGTTGGGTTGGGCACCCGGTACGGCTCGGGCTGCACCAGTGGCCACGGCGTTTGCGGTTTATCCCGACTCTCCGTGCGTTCTCTCATCGCCACCCTTGCGTTCATGACTGCGGGCTTCGTCACCGTATTCGTGATCCGTCACGTTCTGGGGGCCTGA
- a CDS encoding phasin family protein encodes MSEESDKKPENDPQLAAKVKESARQIWLAGLGAYNKAEEDTGRFFERLVQEGEQIENKTRGVVEKQIKSVETRVDDVRQRATGTWDKLEHMFDERVSGALRRLGIHRREEIEALEQRIEALESELKRLRGKGGADEEE; translated from the coding sequence ATGTCTGAAGAAAGTGACAAGAAGCCGGAGAACGATCCGCAGCTGGCGGCAAAAGTGAAAGAATCCGCCCGCCAGATCTGGCTGGCGGGTTTAGGGGCTTACAACAAGGCTGAAGAGGATACGGGTCGGTTTTTCGAGCGTCTGGTACAGGAAGGCGAGCAGATCGAAAACAAAACTCGTGGCGTTGTCGAGAAGCAGATCAAGTCGGTTGAAACCCGGGTAGATGACGTGCGCCAGCGCGCTACCGGTACCTGGGACAAGCTGGAGCACATGTTTGACGAGCGGGTATCCGGAGCGTTGCGCCGGCTGGGCATTCATCGTCGCGAGGAGATTGAAGCGCTGGAACAGCGGATCGAAGCGCTGGAAAGCGAACTCAAGCGTCTGCGCGGTAAAGGTGGTGCGGACGAAGAAGAGTAA
- a CDS encoding TetR/AcrR family transcriptional regulator has translation MKKIKTRDRILNTSLALFNNMGEPNVTTLLISDEMDISPGNLYYHFKSKGDIVEELFKLYEAEMLELLAVPEDAEISLDQKGFFLHLMFEAVARYRFIYQDLVNILSRYDQLQSRFRRLRTKKTEAFRVICQSFQRQGVMRIDPEQLEAVCEQLTLTACYWSSFDTLSHLNDRESVDPGRGVYQMLHQVIPYLTPEEQEQARVMSRDYL, from the coding sequence ATGAAGAAAATTAAAACCAGGGACCGGATCCTCAACACCAGCCTCGCCCTCTTTAACAACATGGGCGAGCCCAACGTCACCACGCTGCTGATATCCGACGAAATGGATATCAGCCCGGGCAATCTGTATTACCACTTCAAAAGCAAGGGCGACATCGTCGAGGAGTTGTTCAAGCTCTACGAAGCGGAAATGCTGGAACTGCTGGCCGTGCCTGAGGATGCTGAAATCAGCCTGGATCAGAAAGGATTCTTCCTGCATCTGATGTTTGAGGCAGTGGCGCGCTACCGCTTCATCTACCAGGATCTGGTAAACATCCTCTCACGCTATGATCAGTTGCAGTCTCGGTTTCGACGCCTGCGAACGAAGAAAACCGAGGCCTTTCGAGTGATCTGCCAGAGTTTTCAGCGCCAGGGTGTGATGCGCATTGACCCGGAACAACTTGAAGCTGTATGCGAACAGCTTACGCTAACTGCATGCTACTGGAGTAGTTTTGACACGCTTTCGCATTTGAATGACCGGGAATCCGTGGACCCGGGCCGTGGGGTCTACCAGATGTTGCATCAGGTCATCCCCTACCTGACTCCCGAAGAGCAGGAGCAGGCAAGGGTGATGAGCCGGGATTACCTCTAG
- the xthA gene encoding exodeoxyribonuclease III gives MIFVSFNVNSIRTRLHQLQAVIDQLSPDVIGLQETKVRDEEFPVDEIRSMGYHVSFHGQKTHYGVALLSRQEPDEIIKGYPWDGEDSQRRLITGHFTIDGKQLTVINGYFPQGESRDHPVKFPAKEKFYADLMQYLDNLKEKDGHVVVMGDMNISPTDRDIGIGPDNAKRWLRTGKCSFLPEEREWLGQVESRGYTDVFRHLHPDEANTFSWFDYRSKGFERDPRRGLRIDLIMASDSLLPKAVEAGVSYEIRGMERPSDHCPVWAKFNL, from the coding sequence ATGATATTCGTGTCGTTCAACGTGAACAGTATTCGCACCCGCCTGCATCAGCTTCAGGCAGTCATTGATCAGCTCAGCCCTGATGTTATTGGCCTTCAGGAAACCAAGGTCCGGGACGAAGAATTTCCGGTCGATGAAATTCGAAGCATGGGGTATCACGTCAGCTTCCACGGGCAGAAGACCCACTATGGTGTGGCGCTGCTCTCCAGGCAGGAGCCAGATGAGATTATCAAGGGCTATCCATGGGATGGCGAAGACTCCCAGCGCCGCCTGATCACCGGGCACTTCACCATCGACGGCAAGCAGCTAACCGTTATCAACGGGTATTTCCCTCAGGGTGAAAGCCGTGATCATCCGGTGAAGTTCCCGGCCAAGGAAAAGTTTTACGCCGACTTGATGCAATATCTGGACAACCTCAAGGAAAAAGACGGACATGTGGTTGTGATGGGCGACATGAATATCTCCCCCACCGATCGCGACATTGGCATCGGCCCCGATAACGCCAAGCGCTGGCTCCGAACCGGCAAATGCAGTTTCCTGCCCGAAGAGCGGGAATGGCTGGGGCAGGTTGAGTCCCGGGGTTATACCGATGTGTTTCGCCACCTCCATCCTGACGAGGCCAACACCTTCAGCTGGTTCGATTACCGCAGTAAAGGCTTTGAACGGGATCCCCGGCGCGGCCTTCGGATTGACCTGATCATGGCCAGCGACAGCCTGCTTCCAAAAGCTGTGGAGGCCGGTGTCTCTTACGAGATCCGCGGAATGGAACGGCCTTCGGACCACTGCCCCGTCTGGGCGAAGTTTAATCTGTAG
- a CDS encoding DUF2878 domain-containing protein translates to MIASETVRNVVNFLLFQAGWLICVMFPGKLAAALVVGFVVLHFILVSQKRKSELQFIALGTVVGATLDWLWFRTGVLGLDNQEVLHTPPWLVAIWAIFMTTLCHSLDWISRKAWLPFVLAPVAGPFAYWSASKLGAITLPQLAPSLVAMALGWLVVFPLLLFIRKSLYPELQA, encoded by the coding sequence ATGATCGCGTCAGAAACGGTTCGTAACGTTGTCAATTTCCTGCTGTTCCAGGCTGGCTGGCTGATTTGTGTGATGTTTCCGGGCAAGCTGGCTGCCGCACTGGTGGTCGGGTTTGTCGTGCTTCACTTTATTCTGGTCAGCCAGAAACGTAAGAGCGAACTGCAGTTTATCGCCTTGGGCACGGTGGTGGGGGCCACTCTCGACTGGCTCTGGTTCCGCACCGGCGTTCTTGGGCTGGACAACCAGGAGGTGCTGCATACGCCACCCTGGCTGGTCGCCATCTGGGCGATATTCATGACGACTCTGTGCCACTCACTCGACTGGATCAGCCGGAAGGCCTGGTTGCCGTTCGTGCTGGCCCCTGTTGCCGGTCCGTTTGCGTATTGGTCCGCCAGCAAGCTGGGCGCGATAACACTTCCACAGCTTGCACCGTCGCTGGTGGCCATGGCCCTTGGCTGGCTCGTGGTATTCCCCTTACTGCTGTTCATTCGCAAGTCGCTGTACCCGGAACTTCAGGCATGA